The Chlamydia trachomatis A/HAR-13 nucleotide sequence TCGGTGAGTTGTAGAACCACAAACCATCCTTCTGATTCTGTGGCATTATTAACAGGAAGAATATCATCTTCAAGAGCTGTATTGACCTCCAACACCTCTCCAGAAACAGGAGAAAGAACCTCAATAGCTGACTTTGAAGATTCTAAAATGCAAAGCTTTTCTCCTTCTTTAATAAAAGCTCCTAAAGAAGGCAGATCTATGTGCAAGATATTCCCTAAATGCTCTCGCATTTGAGATGATAAACCAAGTTTTACTATTCGAGAATGAATAGGTTCTATCCATACATGATAGTCAGAATAATATTTTTTCCCTTTCATAATAGTCCTACTCAATCCTTTAACTAGGGTTGTGAAAAAAAACTTCTTCCAAATAGGGTCTTAAAAATTCCTCATTCAAGTGACTTTTAGCAAATAATAGCTTATCTAGGCTTACTGGATAATCACAACAAGACTTGGAAATAGCAGTGTAATAGAAAGGGCCTTTATCCAAATCGAATAACACATCGGATACTTGACCTTCTTTTAAGGCAAACATATCTTCGAACTCTTGAGGGGCCCCCTGATCACCTCTAGAAAACGTCTTCATAGTTTTCTCTAGTCCCCAAAAAAGATCTCCCTGCGCTAATTTTCCTGTTTGGAAAGCTTTGACAAATCTAACTAAACGTCTCTGATATAAATCCTGGCCCTGACTATTTGGAAAAGCTTCTTGCAGATGCGTCAAAACACGACTAATGCGCTCTTCTGCTTTGTATTTCTCTAATAGAACTTTCTTTAGCCCTTTGCGCAAAACTTCTTTATACGGCAAAACCTCATCCTTATCTGCGCGACTGATTACACTAATGGAATAGAAATGTTCATTATCTTGAGTATAGCTATCTACAGAATCTTGTTGCATCAGCACATTAGCTAAACGAACACCGTTCTGAATACCTGGTAACACATGATCCTTACCTATAGACAAGAAAAGTTCTTCCTCTTGCCGCTCTTTCTTAGCTAATTCAGATTGAATCCGCTCTGGATCTGCACGAAGAATTGCTTTTCTTACATAGGAATGGGCTTTCTCTACAATAGCTGGTCTCAAATTTAAGATATCGCGTAGAGAAGAACTGGTTTCTAACTCTGGAAATTCTAATACAATTTCTTCAAAGTTTTCAGGATTTTGATACCACTGGTAGACTTGAGACATCGGCACATATTTTTCTAGATCCGATAGTTTTACGCTCTGATAAGAAACAGCGAAACGTTTCCCAACCAGACACTCGGCTTTACGTCGTACCCTTTCTATTGGAAAGGCTTTTGTGGGAACATCTAAAACGTGAGCGGAAGGAAAAGCTGTTAAATGGAGGTAGGTCTCAAAAGCTTCTAAATCTTCTTTGTCCTTGAAAACTAAACTATCCGGTAAATGGAATAACTCCACAGATACCGAATCTTTCCCCATAGAAAAGAACTTCTGCAAAGGATAGTAATCGAAACTCACAGCCCCTTCTAGAGATAAAAGAGCTTTCTTATATAACAAAATTTCTCGATACATACTGAGAAAATCAGACTCTTCTACCCCCATAAAAGCATAAAAAGAGGCCACTAGCTGCTCGAATGTTAAATTGAACTCAGCATGTTTACTCAGTCTAGCAAATGCATGTTGCGCCTTATCATAAAAATCTTGGCGAGCTTCTTTTAAGGAAGGCATCCCAACCTTCTTTTTTTGCTCATCTATAAAACATAACATTGCCTCTGTAACAGAAGAAATGTACTTATCCCCAAACCAATCTTTCACATTTTTATATCCGAATAGACGTAAATCACGACCTTGAACCAAAGAATTGTCGACTGGAAGATTGAACATCTGACGACGATATTCCAGCATTTGTCTAAGAACGTAGTGAGGGAATTTTTTTTCTTCTAAGAACAGCCTTACTCGAGCAGCAAACCCTTCTGGAGAGACTGGATCAGTCAATTGCTGGAATATATGGAAAGCCTCTCGTAATTGAGGCGCGGAAGATTTCCAAACTTCTTCTGAAGAAATAAAAGGAGCATCGAATCGCCGATACCCTTCGTAACTCCTCTCTTTATCAAAAGCTGGAAATCCAGACTTGTATATACTCAGGAAGATCTTTTCCCCTAACTTATTCGTTAGGAAACGCTCGGTTAACAAACCCTCATTAAGAAAATTCCACTCCCTAGGATTCCCTGTAAAAGGATAGGCTTCATTGGATAAAAAATGTTTCAAAAGAAGGAATTCTTTTTCAGAATATTTCCTACCCAAAGGAGTTCTATAGACTGTTTTACCAGATCCTAATTTGTTTGTTTTCTTAACGGTTTGACCAACGCCTACGCCAACTCCAGATAAACAAACGCCAGCGATAACTAGTCCGATAAACTTCTTTTGATGCTTGTTAAAAAATGCTAACAAGAGACCCTTCTTTTTTGAGAACAATCCTTTTAAGAAAAAAAAGGAAAACTACTTCTACAGAATTCCTTTACGAAGAGAGAAAGAGATCCCTCTAGAATATCTCATGGTACTTGTTGCATAAGATTATTATCAAGTTTTCATGGACAAAGACCGAAGGGAGGATCTGTACAGATCCTCCCTCCCTATTAGAAGAGTTAAGATGGCATGTATCTCTGTTCTAAGTACCCTAAACAATAATGTACAGGATCAAAATACCAGTTTATAATGTCATCATGAGTCACTGATTTAGAAAGTCGCAAATCTTTTTCAAATACTACCTGAGCTTTAGAGACTGCTTCTTTTGAATCAATCACCACAATGCATTCGTAATCGCAATCGTTACTCTTCTTTCCAAAATTGTAACTGCCTATAACTAAAATATGATCATCTACAAGCATGCACTTTTTATGCAGTTGTGTATTAGCTACATAAAACTCGCTCACATAAAACTTCATAGAGGCTCGACTGGGAGAATACAAAAAGCGTTCCCACAAAAGCGGCCGAGAACCGAAAGTCAATGGGAAATAATTAATTCGATTTCCCCAAGCATAGCTTCTAGTGATTTCGGGACTCCGATCCGTTCTCCCATTGGTTACTAAATAGATTTCTACGCCTCTATCCCAGCAAGCAGCCATGAGACTATCATATATTTTCGCTACCGGAATAAAAAACATCTGCGCTATCCGGATAGAATGTTGAGCTTGGTTAATCAGCCGAACATATTCTTCAGCAATCGTGTTGTTCGATTCATCCGGTCCGGAAAAGATAAAATGCATTTTATCTAAAGGTACAGATACAGCACAAAGGCTCGTCTCAATCATAGCACAGAAAGAGGATCTAGCTTTTTCTATAGAAAGATTGATTGGATCAATGCCTCTAAAATCATCTAATTTTTTGTTTAACCATAGTTTTTGAGTGAAATCCTTCCACAAAGCATAGTGAGCACAAAATTCTTTTCTCAGCAATGCTCCATATTCTTCCGAGACAATCGTTACATCTTGATCTCGCATAGCTGAAGGCCGAAGCACTCCTCCTATCACAGCACGAGGGGAATCAGAGACTTCTAAATCCACATCCCCTTTAGAACATTGAAGATCCTCTAAATTTGAACCTCCGATAAAAATGTACTTCCCATCAACAATGGACAACTTAGTATGCGACTCTGTCACGTTAGGGAAAAATACATTACAATACGGTGGCCAATCTGAAAACAGGTAGAAAAACCTGTCAGGATAATTTTCTTGCAGAGTTTTTAAATTCTTCCGATCATTATCATCAATACATGTAGGTTGGACCAATATGTAGCTTACAAGCGCAGGCACTTCTTCCATACGCTGCTCCAAGCGCTGAAGAACTGTGGATAAAATCTCTCCTCCTGCTAAACAAGGACACAATTCTACAGTATATTTAGCACTACTAATAGCGGCCAACAGGTGTTCGTACATTTCATAGCCGTTATCATGAATAAGAACCTTAGCTTTTTTGTCTCCATCCGGAATAGCTATAGTGTGTGCAAAACCATTCAACGAGACAACACAAGCTACAAATACAAATATTTTCCGTAAAAAAGCCATTTTCATCCTTATTAAATCCCCTCCTGCATAAAGATCCGCATCAAAGAGTCTTTAACCTCTTTTCTAACTTCTTTTAATACTGTTGAGGATGCTTCCATCCCTAATGGGAAAAAAGCACTCTTCTCTATCTCAGGTCCGATCTTATCCACAAGGTCTGGAAGCAAAATATTTCGATAGAAATCAAGAGAATTACCAGATAGAAAGATAGAGCCCTGATGCAAAAAGCCTTGTTTCACAGACCTTTGAGCCGCTCCTCCTACTTTTCTATTTCCTATAAGAACGTCGTATTTAGAAGTTTTTGCCACACAAAAATTAGAAGACTCTGCTCGATCAGTCGATACTTCAATGGGTGATAACGAACCTTCCAATCCAAATAATTTATTGATTGTCTTCAGAACAAAACGATTGACCGTATGATAGTTCGCCAGGATAGAGTCTTGATATAAGGGATGTTCTGAAGACACCAGAAGCGAGAACGCGTAATCACTATTATGAAATGTAACACCACCACCTGTCGGACGACTTGCAGCGCTTACTCCTAAAGATTCCCAGTTAGCCTTTAAGAATCTCTCAGGCTTAATAAAGCATCCATAAGTCAAAGGGAAAATCCCTTCCCACTCATACAAATGAAGAATGACTTCTCCCTTTCTTAAAGAGTCTAGAAGCAAACGATCCTTTTGCATGAGATCTTTAGGAGTTCCTCTAATAGAATCAATGACACGCGTTCTCATTATTCAATAAATATCTATAACCATTCTAAATAAACAGACAGAGAACAACTTCTCCCGTTTATTTCACGGAAACATATTACATCAGAACAGTGATCTAATAAAATAAATAATGCCTGACTCTAAAAAAGCTTCTAAAAATTTAAAAAAAGTCTGCTATAAAAAGTGCTTTAATCTCCCAATTCCTTTCCCTTTACGAAAAGTTGCATCATTATCATAAATGTCGTATATGCTTGAAAAATATTCCACCTTGCCATTCAGGTTTTTATGTTTGAGAAGTTTACCAATCGCGCAAAGCAAGTGATTAAGTTGGCGAAAAAAGAGGCTCAACGACTCAATCACAACTATCTAGGAACCGAGCACATCTTGTTAGGATTACTAAAATTAGGCCAGGGTGTGGCTGTTAATGTATTACGCACTCTTGGTGTTGACTTCGATACAGCAAAGCACGAAGTAGAAAGGCTGATTGGCTATGGCCCCGAGATTCAAGTTTACGGAGATCCAGCTCTTACTGGAAGAGTGAAGAAATCTTTTGAATCCGCTAATGAAGAAGCTGCTCTTTTAGAACACAATTATGTTGGAACTGAACATCTTTTGTTAGGTATTCTCAATCAATCCGATGGAGTGGCTTTGCAAGTATTAGAAAATTTGCACGTGGATCCTAAAGAAATCCGAAAAGAGATTTTAAAAGAATTAGAAACATTTAATTTACAACTCCCCCCCTCTTCCTCCATCACTCCTAGAAATACTAATAGCTCTTCTTCTTCGAAATCTTCTTCTCCTTTAGGAGGTCATACTTTGGGCGGAGATAAACCTGAAAAACTTTCAGCTTTGAAGGCGTACGGTTACGACTTAACAGAAATGTTTAAAGAATCGCGCCTCGATCCAGTGATCGGGCGTTCTGCAGAAGTCGAACGATTAATTTTAATTCTTTGTCGTCGAAGAAAAAATAACCCAGTCTTAGTTGGAGAAGCTGGAGTAGGGAAAACAGCCATTGTAGAAGGCCTCGCTCAGAAAATTGTCTCAGGAGAAGTTCCTGAAGCTCTTCGTAAAAAACGCTTGATCACTTTAGATTTGGCTCTAATGATTGCAGGAACCAAATACAGAGGGCAGTTTGAAGAACGCATCAAAGCTGTGATGGATGAAGTTCGTAAACATGGGAACATCCTCTTATTTATTGATGAGCTTCACACGATTGTTGGTGCAGGAGCTGCTGAAGGAGCTATCGATGCTTCTCATATTCTAAAACCAGCTCTAGCTCGAGGAGAAATTCAGTGCATTGGCGCTACGACCCTAGATGAATACCGTAAACATATAGAAAAAGATGCCGCTTTAGAACGTCGGTTCCAAAAAATCGTTGTTCAACCTCCTAGCGTCGATGAAACAGTAGAAATTCTCAGAGGTTTAAAGAAAAAATACGAAGAGCATCACAATGTCTTCATCACTGATGAAGCACTAGTTGCTGCAGCTAAACTCTCTGACCAATATGTTCATGGTCGATTTCTTCCTGATAAAGCAATTGACCTCTTGGATGAAGCTGGAGCTCGTGTACGAGTCAATACGATGGGACAACCTTCGGACCTGGTGCGTCTAGAAGCTGAGATAGAAAAAACAAAACAAGCTAAAGAGCAAGCTATCGGAACTCAGGAATACGAAAAAGCTGCTAGCCTTCGTGATGAAGAGAAGAAGTTAAGAGAAAAATTAGGAAATATGAAACAACAGTGGGAGTCCAATAAGGAAGAACATCAAGTTCCCGTTGATGAAGAAGCTGTTGCACAAGTAGTTTCCGTACAAACAGGAATTCCTGCAGCTCGTTTAACAGAAGCTGAAAGCGAAAAACTTTTAACCTTAGAAACGACTCTACAAAAGAAAGTAATCGGCCAAAGTCAAGCTGTTGCTAGTATCTGTAGAGCTATCCGTCGTTCTAGAACAGGCATCAAAGATCCTAATAGACCTATGGGATCCTTCCTATTTTTGGGCCCAACTGGTGTCGGGAAGACTTTATTAGCGCAGCAAATCGCAATTGAGATGTTTGGAGGAGAAGATTCTCTTATTCAAGTGGACATGTCTGAGTACATGGAAAAATTTGCAGCCACTAAGATGATGGGATCTCCTCCAGGATATGTCGGTCATGAGGAAGGGGGTCATCTAACAGAGCAAGTCCGTCGCCGCCCTTACTGTGTTGTGTTGTTTGATGAAATTGAAAAAGCACATCCAGATATTATGGACCTTATGCTTCAGATTTTGGAGCAAGGGCGTTTAACAGACTCATTTGGACGTAAGATCGATTTTCGTAATACCATCATCATTATGACTTCTAACCTAGGAGCAGATTTAATTCGGAAAAGTGGTGAAATAGGGTTTGGGCTTCGTTCTCACATGGACTATGCAGTTATTAAAGAGAAAATAGATGCTGCAGTTAAGAAGCATTTAAAACCCGAGTTTATCAACCGTTTAGATGAGAGTGTTATCTTTAAGCCTCTTGAAAAAGAAGCTCTTTCAGAGATTATCCATCTAGAAATTAATAAGCTGGGCTCTCGTTTACAAAACTATCAAATGGATCTTAATATTCCTGATTCAGTGATTTCCTTTTTGGTAACTAAAGGGCATTCGCCAGAAATGGGAGCTCGACCTTTAAGACGTGTTGTGGAGCAGTATCTGGAGGATCCTTTGGCAGAAATGCTATTGAAAGAGTCTTGCCGACAAGAAGCTAGAAAATTACGCGCGCGCCTCACAGAAGAACGCGTTGTTTTCGAAAGAGAAGAAGAAGCTGTTTCTGCTTTAGCTATAGAAGGCGATGGCTCAGAGCCTATTACAGCTGATGAATCATAGGCACTTCAATCACTCCTCCTCCTAAACAAATGTCCCCCTGGTAGAAAGCTACAGTCTGTCCAGGGGTGACAGCTTTCACAGGGACATCGAAAATCACTTTTACCGTTCCATCTTCCAAAGGATATACAGAACATTTCTCGTCAGGGGATCTGTACCGAACTTTAGCACTACAGATCATAGGCTCCTGCAAGGGAACAAACCAATTAAGTTCCTTAGCTAAAAGCTCTTGTCGATAAAGTAAAGGATGATCTTCACCCCTTACAATGTAAACAATATTCTTTTCCATATTCTTGCTAAGAACATAACAAGGCTTTTCCATTCCTCCTATGTTTAACCCTCGACGCTGTCCAATCGTATAATAATGGGCTCCTTCATGTCGGCCGACTACCTGTTGTGTATCAAAATCAATAATGTCTCCAGGAGAGTCTGCTACAAACTGCTCAAGGAAACTCTTAAAAGGCCGTTTACCAATGAAGCAAATCCCTGTGCTATCTTTTTTTGTGGCGGTAGCTAAACCAGCTTCTTGAGCAATTCGACGTACCTCCGTTTTATACACACCTCCCAGGGGGAAAAGTACATTGGATAAAGCATCCTTAGGAGTGCCACATAAGAAATAACTTTGGTCTTTATTGGGGTCTATTCCTCTGGACAAACCAGTTCCATCAGCCCCTCCTCGACAATAATGTCCCGTGGCTAAAAAATCACCTTTTAGCTCACGTACCTTCTTCTGTAATAAATCAAATTTGATTTCTCGATTGCATAACACATCAGGATTGGGAGTGTAGCCGTTCGCATATTCTCTTAGAAATCTAGAAAACACTCGCTCTTTATATTCCTTAGAAAAGGAAACTGTGTAATATGGAATGGACAATTGTTCTGCGATCCGCTCTACATCGCGAAAATCTTTGGTTGCAGTACACTCACCATTCTCGTCCTGCTCTCCCCAATTTTTCATGAAGAGCCCAACAACATTATACTCCCCTTGCTTCTTTAAGAGATAAGCAACAACCGAGGAATCCACTCCTCCAGACATAGCAACAATGACAGTTTTACGCACAATGAACCCAGAAAACGCTTTCGTTTATTGAAGTTTGCACATTACAAAGGGCCATCATGTTAGCAAAAAAACAGGATCAAAAAAACCTATTTCTCAAGCCGCCTCTTTTAAATCTTAATTACAAAAAGACAAATCAATTCAATTTTTCAAAAAAAGAATTAAACATTAATTGTTGTAAAAAACAATATTTATTCTAAAATAATAACCACAGTTACGGGGAAATCTCTTTCATGGTTTATTTTAGAGCTCATCAACCTAGGCATACGCCTAAAACATTTCCTTTGGAAGTTCACCATTCGTTCTCCGATAAGCATCCTCAAATTGCTAAAGCTATGTGGATTACGGGGATAGCCCTCGCAGCTCTATCTCTGCTCGCTGTAGTCGCCTGCGTTATTGCCGTCTCTGCGGGAGGAGCTGCCATTCCTCTTGCTGTCATTGGTGGAATTGCTGCAATGTCTGGCCTCTTATCCGCTGCCACCATTATCTGTTCTGCAAAAAAGGCTCTGGCTCAACGAAAACAAAAACAACTAAAAGAGTCGCTTCCGTTAGATAATGCGACCGAGCATGTGAATTACCTGACCTCAGACACCTCTTATTTTAATCAATGGGCATCCTTAGATGCTCTAAATAAGCAGTTGTCTCAGATTGACTTAACTATTCAAGCTCCTGAAAAAAAACTATTAAAAGAAGTTCTTGGTTCCAGATACGATTCCATTAATCACTCCATCGAAGAGATCTCCGATCGCTTTACGAAAATGCTCTCTCTTCTTCGATTAAGAGAACATTTTTATCGAGGAGAAGAGCGTTATGCCCCCTATTTAAGCCCTCCTCTACTTAACAAGAATCGTTTGCTGACCCAAATCACATCCAATATGATTAGGATGCTACCAAAATCCGGTGGTGTTTTTTCCCTCAAAGCCAATACACTAAGTCATGCCAGCCGCACACTATATACAGTATTGAAAGTCGCTTTATCCTTAGGAGTTCTCGCTGGAGTCGCTGCTCTTATCATCTTTCTTCCCCCTAGCCTGCCTTTTATCGCTGTTATAGGAGTATCTTCCTTAGCATTGGGGATGGCATCTTTCCTTATGATTCGGGGCATTAAGTATTTGCTCGAACATTCTCCTCTGAATAGAAAGCAACTAGCTAAAGATATTCAAAAAACCATTATCCCAGATGTCTTGGCCTCTATGGTTCATTACCAGCATCAATTACTATCACATCTACATGAAACTCTATTAGATGAAGCCATCACAGCTAGATGGAGCGAGCCCTTCTTTATTGAACACGCTAATCTTAAGGCAAAAATTGAAGATTTGACAAAACAATATGATATATTGAACGCAGCCTTTAATAAATCTTTACAACAAGATGAGGCGCTCCGTTCTCAATTAGAGAAACGAGCTTACTTATTCCCAATTCCTAATAACGACGAAAATGCTAAAACTAAAGAATCGCAGCTTCTAGACTCAGAAAATGATTCAAATTCTGAATTTCAGGAGATTATAAATAAAGGACTAGAAGCTGCCAATAAACGACGAGCTGACGCTAAGTCAAAATTCTATACGGAAGACGAAACCTCTGACAAAAGATTCTCTATATGGAAACCCACAAAGAACTTGGCATTAGAAGATTTGTGGAGAGTGCATGAAGCTTGCAATGAAGAGCAACAAGCTCTCCTCTTAGAAGATTATATGAGTTATAAAACCTCAGAATGTCAAGCTGCACTCCAAAAAGTGAGTCAAGAACTGAAGGCGGCACAAAAATCATTCGCAGTCCTAGAAAAGCATGCTCTAGACAGATCTTATGAATCCAGTGTAGCCATGATGGATTTAGCTAGAGCGAATCAAGAAACACACCGGCTTCTGAACATCCTCTCTGAATTACAACAACTAGCACAATACCTGTTAGATAATCACTAACGGTTCTTCATAAATGACAAAAAGAAAAAGGAGAGCTGTTGCTGTGCTCTCCTTTTTCTCTAAATATTCCTGAAAGACTAACCTTTTTATGGTTGCGTTGAGCCTCCTCCTCCTGTTCCCGAGGAGCCCGCAACGGTAGAGTCTGTAGCATTAGAAATGATAACAGCTCCTACGATCATAGCAATGACGGTAACCACCATAGTACATACAGAAATACCGAAGTTAGCTCGGCGTTTCGTAACACAAGAAGAGCAAGGCCAGTCCGTCTCCGAAGAATCACAACGGTATTGATGAGCATTTAGATAGGACATAACATTAGTATTATTTGTAGAAGCTGTAGCTGCGAAGTAATTCTCTGACTCCTTATGCGCCTGTTTGGTTGGAGCTGCGGCAACAGCTTCTGCAGCTTTCTCATCAGCCTCAGGTTTCTCCGTCTTTGCTTTCTTGGCTTTTTGAAGAGCGGCTCGTTGTCTTGCTCTAGCATTTACAGAATTTTCATTGCGTTTTACACGTGTAGTCAAAGCTTTCTCCGCATCATAGCGCAATGTAGAAGTAATACTTCCGTCTCTTTTAAGATTCTCACTTACCGCACAAGCCGCACGCCCAGATTTACGAGCAGTCTTTTCTTCTGCTAACCACTCACGAATCAATTGACGTTTTTCTTCTGGAGAAAGAGAAGCTCGAGCAGCAGCTATTGCTGCTTCTGTAGGACTCAATTCTTCACTCTTAGCAAGAGAAGTATTTACAGGCTTTTTCTTGAGAAGCTTTCTTTCTCTTTTACTATTACATAGCCAATCGAAAAATTCTTTCTCAGACTGAGTTATTTGTCGTTTTTTAGTCGTTTGAACCACTACTCGAGGCTCTTTACCTCGAGCCTTGTTCTCTTTTTTCGCAGTTAAACGCTGCTCATGATTTCCAGAGAACAATCCATTTGTAATACAAGAAAAGAAATCCTTTTTCTTAAAAGAAGCCTTACATGCAGATTTTCTAGAAGCACATCTTTTTTTACGAAGTTTTTTAAGAGCCTGTCCAGCAACTCCCCTGTCAGCCTGCAATGCCTCTTCCGCTTGTGCTTCTATAATAGTAGGAAGAGTTTGGCTCATCTGACTTGCATGACCCATAGTATGGGTGAAAGTCAATAAGATCGAAAGCATAGCAAGTTGCGAAGTAAGCTTGTAACCCATCATGACGGCACTTTCTCCTAGATCCACCTTAGGGATCACCATAGCAACATTAAAGCTTTTTTCACAACTTGGACGTACAATTCTTTTTTTATTGATAACTTAATGAATTTGAGCTTCCCAATTTTTAACAAAAGCTAAAAGCTGTGGCTGATCCGGATGCTCCTTAAGAAAGAGTCGAGCTTGAATAGACATGCCTAAGTGCACGATTTTATTCACAAGATTCAAATGATTTCTATCTTGATTAGCGAATAAGAAGAACAGAGTATCAACAGGCTTACCGTCAAGCGCTCCATATTCAATGCTTTGAGATAAGAAAACGGGAACAATAATATCGTACCCAACGTTAATCAAGAAGTCCTTAGCATGAGGTAAAGCAATTCCCTCTCCGATACCTGTAGACATAAGACTTTCCCGATGCATAAGCATCTCGAATAGAACTACCGGATCCAACTCGAACTTATTAGCTATATAATGAGCAGCATACCGTAGGGCGCCTTCCTTACTATCTACAAGAACATTTTTTAGAACCCCTCCCCTATAAATAGCTCGATATAGGCTATATCTAAGTGACAAATCCTTGGACTCCCCTTTTTCCTCTCGTTTTTCATCTAGAATAACCCCATGATTGTGGATAAGCCAGTCTTCCACTTCTTCTCTATTGAAACGCAACTCATCGTTAATCGTGTAACTAGGGATTCCTCCACAAGATACCCACTGTCGGATAGAATCTTCTGCTACATCCAATAATACAGCTAACTGATCTAATCGCAAATCCATAACTAGACTCCTGAAAAAACACTCATAACTTCTTCAACAGTTTGCACTTGTAAGAGTTGTGATCTTCTGGCTTCATCTCGCAAAGATTGTGTTAATGCCGATAACAGTTTCAGATATTTCGAAGGGGCATCAGATGGCCCTCCAATAAGAAAAACAAGCCGCACAGACAACCCGTCTATAGCATCCCACAAAATACCCTCTGAATGGATGCCTAGAGCAATAAAAAAATCTGCACTCCCATCGATTTTCCCATGAGGAATAGCTACTCCCATACCGATACCTGTAGACATAATATTCTCTCTTGCCAATAGAGCACGAAAGAAAGCCTCCCTATCTTCCAGTAACCCAGCTCTGGCAGCTAGCTCCGAAAGTTCAAAAAGGATATCTTCTCTAGTATCTGAATGTAAGAAAGTGATTAAATCTGATGAAAGTAACGAACTTAAAGTAACAGCTTGCTTATGGTCAGCAACGCAAGTCATCTTAACATTCCCCAGTATGCCCAAATCCACCGGTTCCCCGCGCCGTAGCGGTTAACTCTTCCTGAGTTTCGACAAAAGACACTTGTTCAACCTTTGCTACAACAAGCTGTGCTATACGCATTCCGGGTTCTACAATGAATGTAGCTTCGCCAAGATTTGCTAAAATAACCCGAATTTCTCCCCGATAATCTGCATCGACAGTTCCAGGAGATTGAAGAACAATAACGCCGTACTTGCTAGCTAATCCACTACGAGAACGAACTTGAATCTCGTACCCATGAGGGATTTCCACAGAAATCCCAGTAGGAATCAGGGCTCTCTGCCCTGGCAAAATAGCTATAGGCTCATTGATATTTGCACGGACATCTGCGCCAGAAGCTCCAGAAGTAGCATACTCGGGTAAGGAGCTTCCAGACTCCAATTTACAGAAAAATTTCATAGAAGGCCCTCTTTTTGAAGAGCCTCCTATGATCTTTTATTCGTTATCATCTGTCAACAAAAAAATCTCTTTAAGGGTCTTAGAGATATCTCTGGGGCAATTACCTTTGCCTCCAGAATATGCCTGACAGCTGAAAAAACTTAACAAACTTTCTAAAGTTGTTTTGAGCTGTTTTCTCTCTACTACCTTAT carries:
- a CDS encoding inclusion membrane protein IncM: MVYFRAHQPRHTPKTFPLEVHHSFSDKHPQIAKAMWITGIALAALSLLAVVACVIAVSAGGAAIPLAVIGGIAAMSGLLSAATIICSAKKALAQRKQKQLKESLPLDNATEHVNYLTSDTSYFNQWASLDALNKQLSQIDLTIQAPEKKLLKEVLGSRYDSINHSIEEISDRFTKMLSLLRLREHFYRGEERYAPYLSPPLLNKNRLLTQITSNMIRMLPKSGGVFSLKANTLSHASRTLYTVLKVALSLGVLAGVAALIIFLPPSLPFIAVIGVSSLALGMASFLMIRGIKYLLEHSPLNRKQLAKDIQKTIIPDVLASMVHYQHQLLSHLHETLLDEAITARWSEPFFIEHANLKAKIEDLTKQYDILNAAFNKSLQQDEALRSQLEKRAYLFPIPNNDENAKTKESQLLDSENDSNSEFQEIINKGLEAANKRRADAKSKFYTEDETSDKRFSIWKPTKNLALEDLWRVHEACNEEQQALLLEDYMSYKTSECQAALQKVSQELKAAQKSFAVLEKHALDRSYESSVAMMDLARANQETHRLLNILSELQQLAQYLLDNH
- the dut gene encoding dUTP diphosphatase, producing MKFFCKLESGSSLPEYATSGASGADVRANINEPIAILPGQRALIPTGISVEIPHGYEIQVRSRSGLASKYGVIVLQSPGTVDADYRGEIRVILANLGEATFIVEPGMRIAQLVVAKVEQVSFVETQEELTATARGTGGFGHTGEC
- a CDS encoding PTS sugar transporter subunit IIA, with translation MTCVADHKQAVTLSSLLSSDLITFLHSDTREDILFELSELAARAGLLEDREAFFRALLARENIMSTGIGMGVAIPHGKIDGSADFFIALGIHSEGILWDAIDGLSVRLVFLIGGPSDAPSKYLKLLSALTQSLRDEARRSQLLQVQTVEEVMSVFSGV
- a CDS encoding PTS sugar transporter subunit IIA, whose translation is MDLRLDQLAVLLDVAEDSIRQWVSCGGIPSYTINDELRFNREEVEDWLIHNHGVILDEKREEKGESKDLSLRYSLYRAIYRGGVLKNVLVDSKEGALRYAAHYIANKFELDPVVLFEMLMHRESLMSTGIGEGIALPHAKDFLINVGYDIIVPVFLSQSIEYGALDGKPVDTLFFLFANQDRNHLNLVNKIVHLGMSIQARLFLKEHPDQPQLLAFVKNWEAQIH